A region of Diospyros lotus cultivar Yz01 chromosome 3, ASM1463336v1, whole genome shotgun sequence DNA encodes the following proteins:
- the LOC127798227 gene encoding monofunctional riboflavin biosynthesis protein RIBA 3, chloroplastic isoform X2 — protein sequence MDCILFQHPLFPHIFISSSFHRSFAAPQSVGVGVFRHRWLSSACWAAGEPGTGADNLFDHSSLRGNENGFLFGDLEDSSLVPFGTLDAEITPETIDFFVSDAEGDPDCPSEGFYSIQQALNVLRQGKDAKAGTSTGVSASDRAKTVRALSSPDSKPEDFRRPGHVFPLKYRNGGVLRRAGHTEASVDLVMLAGLLPVSVLSAVIDADNGSMSSLPNLRKLALEHSIPIVSITDLIRYRRKREKLVERTAVSRLPTKWGLFQAYCYHSKLDGTEHVAIAKGNIGNGQDVLVRVHSECLTGDIFGSARCDCGNQLALAMQLIEQAGRGVLVYLRGHEGRGIGLGHKLRAYNLQDQGHDTVEANLELGFAADAREYGIGAQILRDLGVRTMRLMTNNPAKFTGLKGYGLAVVGRVPVMTPITEENRKYLETKRTKMGHVYGSDIQEPLAGFMNPNVNSADSPGGPQKS from the exons ATGGATTGCATCTTGTTTCAGCACCCACTCTTTCCACACATCTTTATCAGCTCAAG TTTTCATAGATCCTTTGCAGCTCCCCAGAGCGTGGGAGTCGGGGTTTTCCGGCACCGGTGGCTGAGCTCCGCTTGCTGGGCGGCCGGTGAACCTGGAACCGGAGCTGACAACCTGTTTGATCACAGTTCTCTGAGGGGAAATGAAAATGGCTTCCTATTTGGTGACTTGGAGGACTCGTCTTTGGTGCCATTTGGGACGTTAGATGCTGAGATTACACCAGAAACGATTGATTTCTTCGTCAGTGATGCCGAGGGGGATCCCGATTGCCCGTCTGAAGGCTTCTATTCCATTCAGCAGGCGCTTAATGTGTTGCGCCAAGGCAAG GATGCAAAAGCTGGCACTTCCACAGGGGTATCAGCCTCGGACAGAGCAAAAACTGTCCGTGCACTTTCATCTCCAGATTCTAAACCAGAAGACTTCAGAAGGCCAGGACATGTATTTCCCCTCAAGTATCGAAATGGTGGGGTTCTAAGAAGAGCTGGTCATACTGAGGCTTCTGTGGATTTGGTCATGCTGGCTGGCTTGCTGCCGGTTTCTGTCCTTTCAGCTGTTATTGATGCTGATAATGGTTCTATGTCCTCTCTTCCAAACTTAAGAAAGCTGGCCTTGGAACACAGCATTCCAATTGTTTCAATCACTGATTTGATTAG GTATAGAAGAAAACGGGAAAAACTGGTCGAGAGAACTGCTGTTTCACGCTTGCCAACTAAATGGGGTCTGTTTCAGGCCTATTGCTATCACTCAAAGCTAGATGGAACAGAGCATGTAGCAATTGCAAAG GGAAACATTGGAAATGGGCAAGATGTTCTAGTAAGGGTTCATTCGGAGTGCTTGACTGGTGATATTTTTGGGTCAGCTCGGTGTGATTGTGGCAATCAGTTAGCGTTAGCAATGCAGTTAATTGAGCAAGCTGGAAGAGGAGTTCTTGTATACCTTCGAGGTCATGAAGGACGAGGGATTGGCCTCGGCCACAAACTTCGGGCCTATAATTTGCAGGACCAAGGTCATGACACGGTTGAAGCCAATTTAGAACTTGGATTTGCTGCTGATGCACGTGAGTATGGGATTGGCGCCCAG ATACTAAGAGACCTAGGTGTACGAACCATGCGCCTGATGACCAACAACCCAGCCAAATTCACAGGTCTGAAGGGCTATGGCTTGGCTGTTGTTGGGCGTGTTCCCGTGATGACTCCTATTACTGAAGAAAACCGGAAGTATTTGGAAACAAAACGTACCAAGATGGGTCATGTATATGGCTCTGACATACAAGAACCATTGGCTGGATTCATGAATCCAAATGTAAATAGTGCAGACTCGCCAGGGGGACCTCAAAAGAGTtaa
- the LOC127798227 gene encoding monofunctional riboflavin biosynthesis protein RIBA 3, chloroplastic isoform X1, whose protein sequence is MDCILFQHPLFPHIFISSSFHRSFAAPQSVGVGVFRHRWLSSACWAAGEPGTGADNLFDHSSLRGNENGFLFGDLEDSSLVPFGTLDAEITPETIDFFVSDAEGDPDCPSEGFYSIQQALNVLRQGKFVIIVDDESGGIEGNLVMAASLASPEAMAFMVKHGTGIVSVGMKGEDLERLKLPLMSPEKEDDSSAPSFTITVDAKAGTSTGVSASDRAKTVRALSSPDSKPEDFRRPGHVFPLKYRNGGVLRRAGHTEASVDLVMLAGLLPVSVLSAVIDADNGSMSSLPNLRKLALEHSIPIVSITDLIRYRRKREKLVERTAVSRLPTKWGLFQAYCYHSKLDGTEHVAIAKGNIGNGQDVLVRVHSECLTGDIFGSARCDCGNQLALAMQLIEQAGRGVLVYLRGHEGRGIGLGHKLRAYNLQDQGHDTVEANLELGFAADAREYGIGAQILRDLGVRTMRLMTNNPAKFTGLKGYGLAVVGRVPVMTPITEENRKYLETKRTKMGHVYGSDIQEPLAGFMNPNVNSADSPGGPQKS, encoded by the exons ATGGATTGCATCTTGTTTCAGCACCCACTCTTTCCACACATCTTTATCAGCTCAAG TTTTCATAGATCCTTTGCAGCTCCCCAGAGCGTGGGAGTCGGGGTTTTCCGGCACCGGTGGCTGAGCTCCGCTTGCTGGGCGGCCGGTGAACCTGGAACCGGAGCTGACAACCTGTTTGATCACAGTTCTCTGAGGGGAAATGAAAATGGCTTCCTATTTGGTGACTTGGAGGACTCGTCTTTGGTGCCATTTGGGACGTTAGATGCTGAGATTACACCAGAAACGATTGATTTCTTCGTCAGTGATGCCGAGGGGGATCCCGATTGCCCGTCTGAAGGCTTCTATTCCATTCAGCAGGCGCTTAATGTGTTGCGCCAAGGCAAG TTTGTGATTATTGTAGATGATGAAAGTGGGGGTATTGAAGGAAACCTTGTTATGGCAGCATCTCTAGCAAGTCCTGAAGCTATGGCGTTTATGGTTAAGCATGGAACTGGGATTGTTTCTGTGGGCATGAAAGGAGAAGACCTTGAGAGATTAAAGCTGCCCTTAATGTCACCTGAGAAGGAAGATGACTCGTCTGCTCCCTCTTTTACAATCACGGTG GATGCAAAAGCTGGCACTTCCACAGGGGTATCAGCCTCGGACAGAGCAAAAACTGTCCGTGCACTTTCATCTCCAGATTCTAAACCAGAAGACTTCAGAAGGCCAGGACATGTATTTCCCCTCAAGTATCGAAATGGTGGGGTTCTAAGAAGAGCTGGTCATACTGAGGCTTCTGTGGATTTGGTCATGCTGGCTGGCTTGCTGCCGGTTTCTGTCCTTTCAGCTGTTATTGATGCTGATAATGGTTCTATGTCCTCTCTTCCAAACTTAAGAAAGCTGGCCTTGGAACACAGCATTCCAATTGTTTCAATCACTGATTTGATTAG GTATAGAAGAAAACGGGAAAAACTGGTCGAGAGAACTGCTGTTTCACGCTTGCCAACTAAATGGGGTCTGTTTCAGGCCTATTGCTATCACTCAAAGCTAGATGGAACAGAGCATGTAGCAATTGCAAAG GGAAACATTGGAAATGGGCAAGATGTTCTAGTAAGGGTTCATTCGGAGTGCTTGACTGGTGATATTTTTGGGTCAGCTCGGTGTGATTGTGGCAATCAGTTAGCGTTAGCAATGCAGTTAATTGAGCAAGCTGGAAGAGGAGTTCTTGTATACCTTCGAGGTCATGAAGGACGAGGGATTGGCCTCGGCCACAAACTTCGGGCCTATAATTTGCAGGACCAAGGTCATGACACGGTTGAAGCCAATTTAGAACTTGGATTTGCTGCTGATGCACGTGAGTATGGGATTGGCGCCCAG ATACTAAGAGACCTAGGTGTACGAACCATGCGCCTGATGACCAACAACCCAGCCAAATTCACAGGTCTGAAGGGCTATGGCTTGGCTGTTGTTGGGCGTGTTCCCGTGATGACTCCTATTACTGAAGAAAACCGGAAGTATTTGGAAACAAAACGTACCAAGATGGGTCATGTATATGGCTCTGACATACAAGAACCATTGGCTGGATTCATGAATCCAAATGTAAATAGTGCAGACTCGCCAGGGGGACCTCAAAAGAGTtaa
- the LOC127798228 gene encoding uncharacterized protein LOC127798228 isoform X2, translating to MEANEEIRKNKEQLKQLQQLLKLACQERDEARDQLQKLLNKVMPSNTAPELYAALPQLQPDSPPFKPTKANSSITESNSPSHANNYRSHDSSPVDSFFDTVSSPELSNFKADSNPAYGNQPFVQGYNATASTSLVSSTTPKVHQASMVIDNIVKGKCLPQKGKLLQAVLEAGPLLQTLLVAGPLPRWRNPPPLQTFQIPPVSIEGCEAERIAQKPAANPSFLPKSLNSSSFVDMSCGSSQMLSTSSLLNFGSGPSGSCSGGGQVTLGGANANNYVPAGKRQRFQ from the coding sequence AGAAAGAACAAGGAGCAATTGAAGCAGTTGCAGCAGCTTCTGAAGCTCGCTTGTCAAGAAAGAGATGAAGCAAGAGATCAGCTTCAGAAGCTGCTGAACAAAGTCATGCCTTCCAACACAGCGCCTGAATTGTATGCTGCTCTGCCTCAACTCCAACCCGATAGCCCTCCATTTAAGCCCACCAAAGCTAACTCAAGCATTACCGAATCAAACAGCCCCTCCCATGCAAATAATTACCGCTCGCATGACTCTTCCCCGGTTGATTCTTTCTTCGACACTGTCTCATCCCCAGAGCTTTCTAACTTTAAGGCTGATTCAAACCCAGCATATGGAAACCAGCCCTTTGTTCAAGGCTATAATGCCACTGCCTCGACTAGTCTAGTCTCTTCAACAACACCTAAGGTTCATCAAGCTTCTATGGTTATCGACAACATTGTCAAGGGAAAATGTCTGCCTCAAAAGGGAAAACTATTACAGGCTGTGCTGGAGGCAGGGCCTCTTCTTCAAACACTTCTTGTTGCAGGGCCACTTCCTAGGTGGCGCAACCCGCCCCCTCTCCAGACCTTCCAAATTCCACCCGTTTCCATTGAGGGGTGTGAAGCTGAAAGAATTGCCCAGAAACCAGCTGCAAATCCAAGCTTTCTGCCCAAATCACTGAATTCATCGTCCTTTGTTGATATGTCTTGTGGCTCTTCTCAGATGTTGTCGACATCATCTTTGTTGAATTTTGGCAGTGGACCTTCTGGATCTTGTTCGGGTGGAGGGCAAGTGACTCTTGGAGGTGCTAATGCTAACAACTATGTTCCAGCAGGCAAGCGGCAAAGATTCCAATGA